AAACACCGGTTTCCGTTTCACAGGGCAGATTAGTTGATGAATCCAACTACAGCCCATCACTTAAAGCCAAATTTCTTACAACAGTCTGGAGCAAATACCTTTGGGGATATGTCTTCGGACCCATTTTAGGAATTAAAAAAAGAACCATTAAAAACCTGCGAAGACTTCCCAAGGAAACTTATGCTCATAAAGAGGTAGTGCTGCAATTATACGGTTTGAAACATGCACTAAAACCTGCATCAGAAGCCGGAATTGATTTAAGTAATGCTCCGGGAACTTGTGTGTCTTTACTTCCTGAAAATCCCCAAAAAGTAGCCAAACAGCTGAAAGCTGAAATAGGCAAAAATGTTTGTGTGATGATTATCGACACTGATGCAACATATAAAAAGAATGGAAAATATTTTACCGGACTGCCAATAGCTATTGACGGTATTGAAGCCAATAAAGGCGTAATCGGATATGTCAAAGGACAGTTAGGAGAAAATATGGGATCAACACCATTGGGTTGCAGTGAGAATATCAGTGTTGAAGAAGGTTTGAAAATAGCCAATATTGCTGAAGACTATCAAAAATCATTAGCTACTGAAATGTCAACAATACACAGTGTCAAATCTGTTTTGGGAACTGATGAAAGCAGTGTAACTATAGAAGCTCTTGATTCAATAACTCATACACCTGCTGTAATTATAAGAAAGAAATAATATTTATAGTAGAAAATACATAATTAAATCATTGATTATTATATTATTATTTTTTTAAAATCAAAGCATTTTTAGGAGAAATTAAATGATAGACGATCCCTTAGTAAAATCCTTATTAACCAATGTTGTGGAAGATGAAAGCAATTTACCTATTGTTCAGGCATTAATTGATGGTGTTGAAACAGATGAGGCAATTGCTGAAAAAACTGAAATTAAATTAAACATCGTTAGAAAAATCCTTTACAAACTTTATGATATGGGATTGGCTACCTACAAAAGAAGTAAAGACCCGGAAACACAATGGTTTACTTATTCCTGGAAATTTGAAGAACAGGAAGTGATTAATCATATTAAAAGCGATTCAGAAGAATATCTAAAAATGCTTAATAAGGAACTGGAAAAAGAAGAAGATACAATGTATTTTGTATGTCCTCAAGGACACATCAGACTTGATTTTGAAACTGCTACAGAATATGATTTCATTTGCCCGGAATGTGGTGAAGAATTAGAATTCTTTGATAATACTAATCTAATTAAACAGATAAAAGATGATATTAAAACTGTTGAAAGCAACTACAAATCTTTCACCAAAAAGGTTGATGCTTAAGATAACATGGAATTGAAAATTTTAAAACAAGAAGAAACACCTGAAAATGTAATTGAACATTCAAAAGCAGTCTGTAAAAAAGCCATGAAAATAGCGGATAATTTTAAAGATGCCGATAAAGATCTTATTAAAAAGGGAGCATTATTGCATGATATTGGCAGATCCAAAACTCATGGCATAACCCATGCTGTTGAAGGGGCCAA
This genomic stretch from Methanobrevibacter smithii ATCC 35061 harbors:
- the tfe gene encoding transcription factor E, which encodes MIDDPLVKSLLTNVVEDESNLPIVQALIDGVETDEAIAEKTEIKLNIVRKILYKLYDMGLATYKRSKDPETQWFTYSWKFEEQEVINHIKSDSEEYLKMLNKELEKEEDTMYFVCPQGHIRLDFETATEYDFICPECGEELEFFDNTNLIKQIKDDIKTVESNYKSFTKKVDA
- a CDS encoding coenzyme F420-0:L-glutamate ligase — protein: MSKNLENIKHITNGDYIVIPIETGYIKPNENLNSIINPAKEIMEDGDYLVIAETPVSVSQGRLVDESNYSPSLKAKFLTTVWSKYLWGYVFGPILGIKKRTIKNLRRLPKETYAHKEVVLQLYGLKHALKPASEAGIDLSNAPGTCVSLLPENPQKVAKQLKAEIGKNVCVMIIDTDATYKKNGKYFTGLPIAIDGIEANKGVIGYVKGQLGENMGSTPLGCSENISVEEGLKIANIAEDYQKSLATEMSTIHSVKSVLGTDESSVTIEALDSITHTPAVIIRKK